One region of Zingiber officinale cultivar Zhangliang chromosome 7B, Zo_v1.1, whole genome shotgun sequence genomic DNA includes:
- the LOC122006248 gene encoding serine/threonine-protein kinase WAG1-like produces MDHEERLSFFPPDSYSDLDSSFTSSTTSASTFSARSSLSLPSFSNSTTSSSFALNPLPHSRSDNHWSALRAAANLSPDGRLHLHHLRLLRPLGSGHLARVFHCRLHGFDDDHHSPAEFALKVIDLDALNRDIAKPVVPIDDDDDDESSGGKMWHVRSEALALAEMDHPFLPTLYARLDASHYACFLIDYCPGGDLHSLLRRRRGHRLPVSAARFYAAEVLIALEYLHALGFVYRDLKPENVLLRADGHVMLSDFDLSFRSHVSPALFCRHRRRNSRPRGRFFCCGGSAPASCEFDEEELEFVAEPSSAFSKACVGTHEYLAPEVACGSGHGAAVDWWAFGVFLYELLYGRTPFKGATKEATLRNILTQDVKFPESEDGEGGKMAKARDLITQLLERDSAARMGSIHGAAEIKRHPFFQSIRWPLIRCARPPVVAGLVAGGSQRRPATTDQRVLPNWWNGWRKSATAYTITDEKNNRKKKGIKVRLGFGLGLGLGSKRKLWQEKHGGGR; encoded by the coding sequence ATGGATCACGAGGAGAGGTTAAGCTTCTTCCCTCCGGACTCCTACTCCGACCTCGACAGCAGCTTCACAAGCTCCACCACGTCTGCCTCCACGTTCAGCGCCAGAAGCAGTCTCAGCCTCCCCTCCTTCTCTAACTCCACCACCTCCTCGTCCTTTGCCCTCAATCCTCTCCCTCACAGCCGCTCCGATAATCACTGGTCTGCCCTCCGAGCCGCTGCCAACCTCTCTCCTGACGGTCGACTCCACCTCCACCACCTCCGCCTCCTCCGTCCTCTCGGCTCCGGCCACCTCGCTCGCGTCTTCCACTGCCGCCTCCACGGCTTTGACGACGACCACCACTCTCCCGCAGAATTTGCCCTCAAGGTCATCGACCTCGACGCTCTCAACAGGGACATCGCCAAGCCTGTAGTCCCtatcgacgacgacgacgacgacgagagCAGCGGCGGAAAGATGTGGCACGTGCGGTCGGAGGCGCTGGCGCTGGCCGAGATGGACCACCCTTTCCTGCCCACCCTCTACGCTCGCCTCGACGCCTCCCACTACGCTTGCTTCCTAATCGACTACTGCCCCGGGGGAGACCTCCACTCCCTCCTCCGTCGCCGGCGCGGTCACCGTCTGCCAGTCTCCGCAGCTCGCTTCTACGCCGCCGAAGTACTCATCGCTCTCGAGTACCTCCACGCTCTCGGTTTCGTCTACCGCGACCTCAAGCCCGAGAACGTTCTCCTCCGGGCAGACGGCCACGTCATGCTCTCCGACTTTGACCTCTCCTTCCGTTCCCACGTGTCCCCGGCTCTCTTCTGCCGCCATCGTCGCCGGAATTCTCGCCCGAGGGGACGCTTCTTTTGCTGCGGTGGCAGCGCCCCTGCCTCCTGCGAGTTCGACGAGGAAGAGCTGGAGTTCGTGGCAGAGCCGTCGTCTGCTTTCTCGAAGGCGTGCGTAGGGACTCATGAGTATCTGGCGCCGGAGGTGGCCTGCGGGAGCGGCCACGGCGCTGCCGTGGACTGGTGGGCCTTCGGCGTGTTCCTCTACGAACTCTTGTACGGGCGCACGCCGTTTAAAGGCGCCACCAAGGAGGCGACGCTGCGGAACATCCTGACGCAAGATGTGAAATTCCCGGAGAGCGAAGATGGCGAAGGCGGGAAAATGGCCAAAGCTCGGGACCTCATCACACAGCTCCTAGAGCGTGACTCGGCTGCTCGGATGGGATCTATCCACGGAGCGGCAGAGATCAAAAGGCATCCCTTCTTCCAAAGCATAAGGTGGCCGCTGATTCGATGCGCCCGACCTCCTGTCGTGGCGGGCTTGGTCGCTGGTGGTTCACAGCGGCGACCGGCCACTACTGATCAAAGAGTACTGCCGAACTGGTGGAATGGTTGGAGAAAGAGTGCCACCGCCTATACTATTACTGATGAGAAGAACAACAGGAAGAAGAAGGGGATTAAAGTACGACTTGGATTTGGGCTTGGACTTGGGTTGGGATCGAAAAGGAAGTTGTGGCAGGAGAAGCATGGCGGAGGGAGATGA